Proteins from one Desulfonema limicola genomic window:
- a CDS encoding AAA family ATPase — protein sequence MILDNFLIHSFEPLFLTIDKIGPFQESPVVFDFTNEDDEPCNFFLFVSENGKGKTTILELMAILMNMLRYREIESLGYDALDHQKGCVQWDILLRLFRDGKDQTIILSLIAGTCDSSGISVWTEDRLIKFSASSWHRFGFRRRTSGRLERINKNDELVNDLLSNIKNNFDIESFGFEESQISLPTLLYFSAYRDIPAVLEKQRMIIQPDDWGYKPVYTFSQDGSNWTKSLDNLLVWLRWLDDGRFERARDIINNRVFKRKTKFLKGVQKSPPEAVIMSEGQKHSLDKLSSGEKSLVQLFLRIGTHMTRNTILLIDEMDVHLHPKMQHRLLNILKDMAKDIPGLSIISTTHSREILNGFSYETEEKNLRKGGHIIEDNLEVV from the coding sequence ATGATACTTGATAATTTCTTGATTCATAGTTTTGAGCCGCTTTTTCTAACCATAGATAAAATCGGACCTTTTCAGGAAAGCCCGGTTGTTTTTGATTTTACAAATGAAGATGATGAACCGTGTAATTTTTTTTTATTTGTATCGGAAAATGGTAAAGGAAAAACAACAATTCTTGAATTAATGGCAATACTAATGAATATGCTGAGGTATCGAGAAATAGAATCTCTGGGTTACGATGCCCTGGATCATCAAAAAGGATGTGTGCAGTGGGATATTCTCCTCAGATTATTTAGAGATGGTAAAGATCAGACAATAATTTTATCTTTGATAGCAGGCACTTGTGACAGTTCTGGGATTTCAGTCTGGACTGAAGACCGTCTAATAAAATTTAGCGCAAGTTCATGGCATCGCTTTGGATTTAGACGGCGTACCAGCGGGCGTTTGGAACGCATCAATAAAAATGATGAATTGGTCAATGACCTTCTGAGCAATATAAAAAATAATTTTGATATCGAATCTTTTGGATTTGAAGAAAGTCAAATATCCCTGCCTACGCTTCTGTATTTTTCTGCCTACCGGGATATTCCTGCTGTATTGGAAAAACAAAGAATGATTATTCAGCCTGATGACTGGGGATACAAACCAGTTTACACATTTTCACAAGACGGTTCGAACTGGACAAAGTCCCTGGATAATTTGCTTGTATGGCTTAGATGGCTGGATGATGGACGGTTCGAACGCGCAAGAGATATAATAAACAATCGTGTCTTTAAAAGAAAAACAAAATTTTTAAAAGGCGTTCAAAAATCACCTCCTGAGGCAGTCATAATGAGTGAAGGCCAAAAACATTCTCTGGATAAACTGAGCAGCGGTGAAAAAAGTCTTGTTCAACTATTCCTGCGTATTGGCACACATATGACCAGAAATACTATTTTACTAATTGATGAAATGGATGTGCATCTTCACCCCAAAATGCAGCACCGCCTACTGAATATATTAAAAGACATGGCAAAAGATATTCCAGGACTTTCAATTATTTCCACCACTCATTCTCGTGAGATATTAAATGGTTTTTCATATGAAACAGAGGAAAAAAACCTGAGAAAAGGCGGTCATATTATTGAAGATAATTTGGAGGTTGTCTAA